The Helianthus annuus cultivar XRQ/B chromosome 16, HanXRQr2.0-SUNRISE, whole genome shotgun sequence genome includes a window with the following:
- the LOC110867429 gene encoding uncharacterized protein LOC110867429, with the protein MISVILLRRHHLRLPLPVTGRPDAAGIVTATHRLTQLPFLLFISQVCQSYFGGFDLGVSIRGLTVTMVVVAEQGWEVVAEWRWAADVEVVAEEVVSGGRREEGEKR; encoded by the exons ATGATTTCGGTGATTTTGCTGCGACGCCACCATCTGAGACTGCCATTGCCGGTCACCGGACGACCAGACGCAGCAGGAATCGTCACCGCCACGCACCGTTTGACACAGCTTCCATTTCTTCTTTTCATCTCACAG GTGTGTCAATCTTATTTTGGGGGTTTCGATTTGGGGGTTTCGATTCGGGGATTGACggtgacgatggtggtggtggcggagcaggggtggGAGGTGGTGGCAGAGTGGAGGTGGGCGGCGGATGTGGAGGTGGTGGCAGAGGAGGTGGTGTCTGGAGGGAGAAGAGAAGAAGGTGAGAAGAGGTga